From a single bacterium genomic region:
- a CDS encoding O-methyltransferase, with product MQHLWDSVDTYLNNLFIEHDPVLDWVIREQETRGLPAIQISSLEGKLLQIIASAMKAKKVLEIGTLGGYSAILLARALPHDGKLITLEIDEVHANVATKAFTQSGLADKIELRLGAALETLPVLKSEGHVFDFIFIDADKENNAHYVKHALEMSHPGTLIIVDNVIRDGDVINHDSNSPMTQGVRRMNDYVKNEPRLSVTAIQTVGSKGYDGMSFMLVKG from the coding sequence ATGCAGCATCTGTGGGATTCAGTTGATACCTATCTCAATAATCTCTTCATCGAGCACGACCCTGTGCTTGACTGGGTGATAAGAGAGCAGGAGACTCGCGGTCTGCCCGCAATTCAAATCTCGTCGCTCGAAGGCAAGCTGCTGCAAATTATCGCCAGCGCCATGAAGGCCAAAAAAGTGCTGGAAATCGGCACGCTCGGCGGTTACAGTGCGATTCTGCTTGCGCGCGCGCTTCCGCACGACGGCAAGCTGATTACATTGGAAATCGACGAGGTCCACGCAAACGTCGCCACCAAGGCCTTCACGCAGTCCGGGTTGGCAGACAAAATTGAATTGCGTCTGGGTGCGGCGCTGGAAACTCTTCCGGTACTAAAAAGCGAAGGCCATGTCTTTGATTTCATCTTCATTGATGCAGACAAGGAAAACAACGCGCATTATGTGAAACACGCGCTGGAAATGTCGCATCCGGGCACGCTGATTATCGTGGACAATGTGATTCGCGATGGTGACGTCATCAATCATGACAGCAACTCTCCGATGACACAGGGAGTGCGGCGGATGAACGACTATGTCAAGAACGAGCCGCGGCTCTCAGTAACCGCAATTCAGACC
- a CDS encoding carboxypeptidase regulatory-like domain-containing protein, producing MRLLFIFAPSAIVLAQLGAVEVQVLDKKENTPVPGANIELVGNAIGRTTMWDSEGTCRFDSLTPGADSLRISSIGYHGLSIPIQIKPDTLTHIEVKLAVGELEFPSYRAKKLPRNYPKKNTKISYTPIGASK from the coding sequence ATGAGACTTCTCTTCATATTCGCACCGTCGGCGATAGTCCTTGCGCAGTTAGGCGCCGTCGAAGTGCAAGTTCTGGATAAAAAGGAGAACACACCTGTACCCGGTGCTAATATTGAATTAGTTGGAAATGCGATTGGAAGAACTACTATGTGGGATAGCGAAGGTACCTGTCGCTTCGACAGTCTAACCCCCGGAGCTGACTCGCTCCGCATTTCTTCGATTGGTTATCACGGCCTCTCGATACCGATTCAAATCAAGCCAGACACGCTGACACATATTGAAGTGAAGCTGGCTGTTGGAGAACTGGAATTCCCCTCTTATCGGGCAAAGAAGTTACCGCGCAATTACCCAAAAAAGAATACGAAAATCTCTTATACACCTATCGGCGCCTCCAAATAG
- a CDS encoding asparagine synthetase B — MKRLSFLLTLILIALPAFAQKLLIPMDLSQTDHLKAYGVAYDALEKGIKVEWLLNYRGGSFMLDTYDEIANECRLRGVRAEDAGSAGDIYLEIENNNMEVVLLEKATKVAIYAPDEVREGPWDDAVNLALTYAEIPYEIIYDADVLEGKLSKYEWVHLHHEDFTGQYGKFYSMYRNADWYQRQVQQEEASAKALGFTKVSEMKLAVARTLKAYMGRGGFLFAMCSATDSYDIALAAQSTDICANVFDGDGIDPNFASKMEYGNALAFQNYNLITDPMVYEFSSIDVSPTSGMLAQGGEGDYFTLFDFSAKFDPIPTMLTQCHTNVVKGFLGQTTAFHKEYLKPSVTILAQREGTDEIKYIHGKFGEGFWTFYGGHDPEDYRHQVGDPPTQLALHKNSPGYRLILNNVLFPAARKKDLKT; from the coding sequence ATGAAAAGACTCTCATTCCTACTCACGCTCATTCTCATTGCACTTCCCGCGTTTGCGCAGAAACTCCTGATTCCGATGGATCTTTCACAGACCGACCACTTGAAAGCCTATGGTGTCGCATATGACGCGCTTGAGAAGGGAATCAAGGTCGAGTGGCTTTTGAATTATCGCGGCGGCAGTTTCATGCTGGACACGTATGATGAAATCGCCAATGAATGCAGACTGCGCGGTGTCCGGGCGGAGGATGCCGGCAGCGCGGGCGACATCTATCTCGAAATCGAGAACAATAACATGGAAGTCGTGCTGCTGGAAAAGGCCACCAAAGTCGCCATTTACGCTCCGGATGAAGTGCGCGAAGGCCCGTGGGACGACGCGGTGAACCTCGCGCTTACCTATGCCGAGATTCCCTACGAGATTATTTATGACGCGGATGTCCTCGAAGGCAAGCTCTCGAAATACGAGTGGGTTCACTTGCATCATGAAGATTTCACGGGGCAATATGGCAAATTCTACTCGATGTACCGCAACGCCGATTGGTATCAGCGGCAGGTGCAACAGGAGGAGGCCTCGGCCAAGGCACTCGGCTTCACCAAAGTATCGGAAATGAAACTCGCCGTTGCGCGTACGCTGAAGGCCTACATGGGCCGCGGCGGATTTTTGTTCGCGATGTGCAGCGCGACGGACAGCTACGATATCGCTCTGGCTGCGCAGTCGACCGACATCTGTGCCAACGTGTTCGATGGCGACGGCATTGACCCGAATTTTGCCAGTAAGATGGAATACGGCAACGCGCTCGCGTTTCAGAATTATAATCTCATCACCGATCCGATGGTGTATGAATTCTCGTCAATTGATGTGAGTCCGACTTCGGGCATGCTCGCGCAGGGCGGCGAGGGAGATTATTTCACGTTATTTGATTTCTCGGCGAAGTTTGATCCAATTCCGACGATGCTCACGCAGTGCCACACGAATGTCGTGAAGGGTTTTCTGGGTCAAACCACGGCATTTCACAAGGAATATCTCAAGCCAAGCGTAACCATCTTGGCTCAGCGCGAAGGCACGGACGAAATCAAATATATTCACGGCAAATTCGGCGAAGGGTTCTGGACTTTCTATGGCGGCCATGACCCCGAAGACTACCGCCATCAGGTCGGCGACCCGCCCACTCAACTGGCATTACACAAGAATTCTCCCGGCTATCGCTTGATTCTGAATAACGTTCTCTTCCCGGCCGCGCGAAAAAAAGATTTGAAGACGTGA
- a CDS encoding HXXEE domain-containing protein, which yields MFWAALPALMLHQFEEYVFPGGFLPWFNKEVFRSGSETSPISPKFALILNIFVGWPVFALVGFLGLDHTWYTMPAMGILFVNAWFHIALSISSARYSPGTFTSIMVLLPLSLYTFYYYVMTWEIGFRQLFIAVTTGLVLHVLMLTIPRELIHAREKRQERQQTSDNNS from the coding sequence GTGTTTTGGGCTGCGCTGCCGGCGCTGATGCTCCATCAGTTTGAGGAGTATGTCTTTCCCGGCGGATTTCTGCCGTGGTTCAACAAGGAAGTATTCAGAAGCGGGAGCGAAACCTCTCCGATATCGCCGAAATTCGCGCTGATACTGAATATCTTCGTCGGCTGGCCGGTGTTCGCTCTGGTTGGCTTTCTTGGGCTGGATCATACGTGGTACACGATGCCCGCGATGGGCATTCTGTTTGTGAATGCGTGGTTTCATATCGCGCTCTCCATTTCCTCCGCCCGCTATTCGCCGGGCACGTTTACAAGCATCATGGTGCTTCTGCCGCTCTCGCTTTACACGTTTTACTACTATGTTATGACGTGGGAAATCGGGTTCAGGCAGCTCTTCATAGCCGTCACCACCGGTCTCGTTTTGCATGTCTTGATGCTCACCATCCCGCGCGAGCTGATTCATGCGCGCGAAAAGCGTCAGGAACGGCAGCAGACTTCAGACAACAATTCTTAG